The sequence GCTAGCAGTCATGAAACAGGAACAGAACAGTCCGTTTTACCTGCACTATCTCGTCATTTCCGGTCGACGCTCCAGGCTGAGCTGAAGTCGGCAGCtggggtgttttttgttttttttagaagaaaACCGTGTATGGACCATGGAGTGTGTGAGTATCGAATGTTTTCCCGAGGCAGGATGTGCAAATCAACTTGGTGAAAGCCGCCGTTAGTTAGataagactctctctctctgcttatgcaGTGTTATAACGTTAAGGTCTATCTAGTTTCGCTGTTTATTAGCCTGAATTAGAAATGAGTTAGCTAGCAAAGATTAAGTGTGAATTAGCGCACACTCTTTGAATAGTCCTGGAAAACCTCTTGACACCAGTTCACATGTATCGCTAGCTAGAAAGGTACAAATTAGCATAGTGTCAAATAGCGATAAATAACTATCTAGCTAGTCGCTGTGCTGTATTCAGGCATTTGAGTGGTTAACGGACGTTTTCTAGCTGCCCAGTAACATGCTCTCTATCCTGCTTGCTCCGGTTAACGTTTTCTGTTATTGTCTGGAAGCTAAAAGCCaaacaatgttatttattaatgtagTTTAGCTAGTTTTGACACCTAATACTTAAGACGTCCCATGTTGTCAATAGAGCGCTATATACAGTTAACTATTGCTTATCTCGGTGGTCCTTAAACATAGAGTTCACCAGTGAAGATGATTAGCATGTTTGGATATCTGGTTGTCGCTAACTATctgtaaaactatttatttgCCCTTTAGTGGGAAGAGGAGGCTAGAGGGCAGATTACTGAGTGGACTGCTCCTCCACTGCATAGTTTTAAGTTCCTGCTCTGAAACTGTGCTTCCTTCTGGTCCTCCTCGGAAATCCGGGTGTAAGAGGTCGGAGCTCGTGATTACGACATGGCGTGTTCACGTAGTTTCAGCATAAACTTGATTTAAGTTCATATTTGGCCTTATTGATAATAAATGAAGAACTGAACATTTAACGCGCAACATGGAAGTTTAAATATTTCCACATTCATATCAGATGAGGACCAAGTCCGAGAGAGCTGgccttttaaaatgtattttgtttgtttgtttgtttgtttgtttgtttttatctaaGATGGACGTTTATTTTGGACCCAGTAGCACCCCCTGCTCCAAACACACATAATTCAACAAATtagctaatgtgtgtgtgtgtgtgtgtgtgtgtgtgtgtgtgtgtgtgtgtgtgtgtgttagaggctGACCtatagtggattttactgatGTTAATGAGACTGGTCCTCTGCCACAGTGTTTCCGCctgcagaactgccgctcaATCAATTTAATTTTTAACATCTATTTTTTCACCGTTCTGTGTAAATGCTTTaacatgttacatgttaaaataCCAGGAGAACAGCATTTTataaaatactcaaatcagcctGTCCGGCATCAACAACATGCaaaggtcaaagtcactgagattgCATTTTCCCACATTCTGCtgcttgatgtgaacattaccggAAGCTCTTGACTGGTcagtgcatgattttatacattgtactgctgccacatggttGGCTGATtcaataattgcatgaatgagcaagtgtacaggtgttcttaataaagtggtcagtaaGTGTGTAAGCCATGTTCATTTATTACCATGTTGAGTCCTTCAGCATTCAAGATTTATTGATGCAGATAACTAAGTTGGGTGGAACCTGCCAATAAtcgattaataaaaaaaaaatatagtttttaaaattgatactgaatgaaaacacaacactcgAGGTAAAATAATGCTGAACATTATTCCAAAGATAAACAGTACTGACAGTACcataaaaatgtactgtacttttttaaatgaaataaatattaatatattaactattaataaatattaaagtaaataaaagatatacatccaaaatgaacctaaaagtaacactccaaataacataaaaatcgagacatccaaaatgaatttatctaaataaataaataaataaacacttcaaataacacaacaaaattagtcagtaattgttttttttttccgcctCTGGAGGCTGttctcatactgtataatgacagaggacgcttctcagccgctcctgcAGCGGATGCGACCGGGTTAAAACTATCGGGGTTGATTTTTGCCAATAACCGAAAGTTCCAAAAATGAGTTAGTCTATTCGTGCCGATTTAATCAGCGAATCCGAtcaatcgtgtgtgtgtgtgtgtggtgagtgagtgagtgagctaGAGCTAGCGAAACGCCATCTAGGGTGTTTAACTACAATGGGCAAATCTGGCCATCGGGGAAATATGACTAATAATATGTTTCTCCACAGATACATTACAGGGCATCCAACAGCTGCTGACTGTGCTGTCTAGTGTATCCACTGCTGCATTCACGCTATGTTTTAATTACCGTCATTACTAGATGACAACTCGGAGCCATTCACGTCCTCGGACTTAGAATTTTGCGTTTCTATCCGCCAAAATGAAACCATGTGAGATGATGTTGACAAATGCAAAATACATACACTGCGTATGTCTTTCGTTTATTTCAGATTAATCTTGGattattaagacattaataatcGTTAATTATACAAATGATTACACAGAAATTTTACGAGATGACGACTTAACTACGTTCGAGTGTTTCCACATGACTTTGCAGCGGTCAGGTGGTACAAGTCGAAAAATTCCTAGTGTACAAGTTGTAATTGCAAGTTTTACAAGGACGTGAACGCGTTTTACAAGTCGGAATCTTGCATTGCGGTACTTATGACATGGCATGAAGGCAGCTCAATATCCATTGTTGTGAAGCTGTGAAACATCTCTACAAAGAATCTGAAACCTTTAAGTATGGTCACAGTCCAGGCAGAGTAATGTGGAAAAGTGATTAGTTGAATGCTTCTCCAAAGAAAAGATACTGCTGAATGGTATGGTACTACCTAAAGTATTTCTATGACAGAAAGCTGCAGGTCAAACTTGCTCCAAAATTAGTCACGTTGCAGGTTGTAGGTTGACTGTCACATGAGGCAGCTTGTTTAATATCTAATGTCTAATatctgaagaagaaaacaaaggaaaaaattGCACAGTTTAAGAGTTAATAATTCACATACCAAGGAAGTGGGTCAAGAACTGGGGCAAAAGACTGTCCAACAAAGCAGTTTCAGTATATTTACATACTGCAGACTGCGAGAcaatgcatgcatgtgtgtgtgtgtgtgtgtgttgaacaaGCAGAGGTTTAATTGTTTGCTTATATCCttcatgtgcctaagacttgggtttttctgtttttcaggtTCCTGCTATAGTTGATGAATTTGAGTGTAAAAAGGAGGCATACGTAGATGGTAAGAAGCTGTatatgtaagggataatccacggataggtgtgcattacacgattttaatgcactaAGTGGAGTAAAGAGCCACCCGATATGAAGCAGAGGGTTGTTACCTACGCAGATGTAACGTAcacctagctgtggattatccTGCTTATACCACAAGCACTTGCCAGTactgacaagttaaagctgtcattgatgtttaCAGTGCAAAATATGACTGAAAAGATCAAAATAATGGTTAATTACCGTTAGTTATGTTATACGGgtcgttagatctagaattccaCTCGCTCTAAACCGTACATGGAGGTAAAGTAGTGCGATAAGATTACGTTTATttgaatgcgtgtgtgaattGCCTGCATTTGTGCCGCGTGTGTACTAATAacgaagctgtgagtttaactactgtatgcagCTGCAACTGTacgttactatggttacagttgtttttaGGCCGAGCATTAATTCAGAActgtgattaaactgactggaactacctgtgcattatACATTTTGAACGCACActttccagccaatcagaatcgagtattcagacagaccacgGTATTCTATATTGTGATCCATGCTGAAATTTGGCGTTTGTCATTTAATCTCATTCACATTTTGCTGCCTAAGAGTTTCAGTGTAAGATTAATAGtgcttgatttttctttttcgaTCTAGATCCTGAGCACAATGTGTACACTCGCTTTATGAAGTCCCACCGCTGCTATGACCTGGTGCCCACTAGCTCCAAATTGGTGGTGTTTGACACGTCTCTGCAGGTCAGTCGCTGTTGTCCCACCATGAATGAGGGTTGGCAGAGATCACTCCTGCTGCCATAACTTTCACACCAAAAAGATGCACAATAAGACAGTTAGAGCAATATCGTGACTCCCTGTACAGTGTGACAGCACGGAACATGCGTGTGTTTAGCCAATCAGACATGGTCTTTTTGAAGGGGAGGACATTTAATTCATCATAAACAAATCCACAGAAACACCCACCAGTGACAGACGACAACATTTATAAGTGGACATACACATTGATCCCAAACTGCGTGATTTGAAAAGGAAATGTTGAAAACAGTTGTCGACTAAACAATTAATACAACTGTGTTttgggttgggttttttttggttatagCCCTGCTAAGTAGCGAACTAACGTAAATAAAACAAGATATTATTTATTGGAAATCCACACTTGATTTACAGTCCTCTTTGGAGACAGATCGCCCTTAAGTGGAGCTATCGAAACTAGAGTCTGGAAATGCTGTGTGTTGGGAAAGTTATTGGTAAGGGCGTAGATGTTTTTCTATCACAGTGGGATACTTGAGAGATGCAGACTTGTGTTTGCTTGTGTCAGTGACTAGTTTCCACTCCTTTACCAGGTGAAAAAGGCTTTCTTTGCTCTCGTCTCAAATGGAGTGAGAGCTGCTCCGCTCTGGGACAGCAAGAAGCAGTGCTTTGTTGGTAAGTGttgatacagtatgtacaatTCACCATGTATTCATTTCCCTTTCTGGTATATTCtaattatatgtttattataGGTATGTTGACCATAACAGACTTTATCAACATACTTCATCGCTACTACAAGTCACCGATGGTAAATATTCTCCAGTAATGAgagaaacattttttatttatttttacacagtgCCTCCTCTGTGTATTGCATCGGTTAAACGTAATTTATTAAGTGTAAATCGATGAAATTAAATAGACTAATTTggtagaccaggggtgtccagccttatccgcaaagggccggtgtgggtgcaggttttcattccaaccacctgagtctattgaaagccaagatcaactgattaaacaggcgGAATCAggtgcttggttggaatgaaaacctgcacccacaccggccctttgcggataaaaTTGGACACGATCAACTGCAAACCTCAGTATGGTAGTCATGATCTAAATTCTGTTTCAAACGATTGTCTCTGATTGATGTTTTAGGTTCAGATATATGAATTGGAAGAACACAAAATAGAGACATGGAGaggtaaataaaacatttttcagtAAAACGAGCTGTACGGCATCAATGTAATATTACTGAATATTTTGTTTGTCTGCATGGTCTTTGATAGAGGTCTACCTACAGGATTCCTTCAAACCTCTTGTTAGCATATCACCTAATGCCAGgtaacaaaaacacattacatAATTTGAGTATATTTGTGTGGaaaaatgtgaaaagatgtatTTCTTAAGTGTCTCTATTCTCAACATCCCTCCAGTCTGTATGATGCCGTGTCATCTCTGCTAAAGCACAAGATCCACAGGTTGCCAGTAATCGATCCTCTTACAGGAAACACGCTGTACATCCTTACTCACAAGAGGATCCTCAAGTTCCTCAAACTCTTTGTAAGCATGAATTTCAGTATGTCCCGCTCCACACGTAGGTCTTAGTACCATTCActtacacacagcacacaagGTAAAAAGAAGCCTAGCTCTATCACTGATGCTTCGATCGCTTAAGTCCAGGTTCTGTTTGTGTGAGAGGATTTAGTGTAGGACCGTGCCATATCGTATCGTCCACGATATACCCGTACAGTTCCTCCCCACGATAGGAATTTGTCATCCCACGATACTGATGATATAGTCGATGATGTGTTTACCCGCTGCAACGTGCGCACGTCGCACGTAGAATGAGAACAAGCATGGCGGAAAATGAATCGCAAAAAAAGGAGCTTCCTCCTTAACATGGAAGTGATTTGGATACAGAAGATCAGATGTGAATCGAACGTTTTTGATTTGTAAAGCGTGTCAAAAACCCCTATCAACAAAGGGTGGAAACACAAGAAATTTGTTCCAAGACCTCAAACAAAAACACCGACTAGAATATGAGGAAAGCCAGAAGATAGTGTTGACTTACTATTTTCATGTCATCATTTAAATTCTTACTGCAAAAAATCTGAAATATCATGATACCGTTTTAAGTCTATATCGCTCATCTCTGATTCAGTGCTAGGTGTTTGTATGGTGACGTGCTTTTGGTTGGGAGTGGAAGGTGCAGTATCACTTAGacatgcaccgatactaaatttctcagtcgATACGATAACCgtttattcagagtgatatcggccgataccgatagttgtgcgttttataccttcttataaattaataataattaattccacaattctgaaagaaatgcaaacaaaaactttattctctccatttcaacaagttgtttcacagtaactggtctcataaacagaaaacacattactcaaattaacactAACACATGAATTAAACTCTGAAGATtgaagtaagatttcttaacttactgaatgttattaattcatattaacattgactgaattctgaaaagcctcctgttagtctcacattcactctccacaaacaaaagcatttctacttcatcagtgaacatcaaactggtaatatattatatctactttttatttattaacattaagTGGAtctgaaatatactactctataaatatatttttctgtgctatctatctatatatatatatatatatatatatatatatatatatatatatatatatatatactttttttgtcaactcatcttcatttaaatctttccaacatgtactggccctttaattcagcttgAGCAGTGTggcaaaagtgtttttttttttttttttttttttttttgactcaacgctgaaactcccgcttcactgctgttCACGTCCGGTGTAaatttttagcagtgcagagattacagagcttacaaactgcagttttgtcgtcattccacacagcacgtaatcgatgtgttttctcgccctcttttgattgacaggatataatcggccctgatcatcggatgtttttaaactatctcTAGTATCGCTGTCAGAACTGTGCTGAGGTTTTCCGGCTTTTTATTTTCCTGCAAATCAATGGTCTACTGCCCTCTTCCTTTCATTGTTACTGCCGGAATTCaaatttagttttttgtttttttttcttcaatgacAAGTCACCAGATACtgctagtttttgtttttagaatttTCCATCCACTTTTGTAGTGTATCTGACTCTAtactaaataaacattaatgctATTAGCTTTATACAAGCTGACAGGTGTATAAATAGCATATCCTTTAAACTGTGGACACTAGTCCTGGATGTCCACAGCCCTACAGAGATCATCATGTTACCTCTGTGCCACTAGGGTCATGGGGTGGTTTTGAGGGGCTGTAAGCGGAGTTGAtgacattttagtgttttcagGTTTGAGGTTTTGCCCCTGACTTCTGAACTGCTTCTGTGGGAGCACATTTTGATCTTATTCACAGCATTAGCTCTGTGTGTTCCTGGAAGGAAAGTAGGATGATGTTTTATCAGTGAATTGACCTGTTCTTCTCATAGCTCTTCTTGAAGCAATATTTGTGAAAGAACTGTTTATGCAATCTGCATACTAggttaaaatgtataatatgtTGCATCATCATTTTTATAATACCGTTTTTAACAGTAGTCATACTAGTTGAAAAGCATGTTTAAAGGATTTAGGGGCAGTGTGCAAGGTTTTGAAGGGGCATATTTGGAGTATTTTTAGACTACTTTTGTAACAACCTTATGAACTGAACaaatgtagacacacacacacagaccaaaaACAGTGCTGGTGACATGGTACAAATTTGCAAAGAGAAATGAATGATACAAAATGGATGGTAGTATATTGAGTATTTTCTCAAACTGGTTCCACTGGTTGTTTCCATGACCACGAGTAAACAGACAAACAGGACTCTGTAGCTCCATACAGTGATGTAAGCAACTATATGATATTTGAACTGATCAGACACAGGAAGGTCTCAGAATGAAATAGCGTTGAACGTGTGCGCACACCACGTCTTGTGAACTCAAACCACCTCAGCTTTCTTGCTCAAAAGATgtctttttttccactttgaAGTATATAGCCAACTTGTTTCAGCTAGTACCAAGACCATCATGGTGTGAATGTGGTGTGTTGGAAGTGTTAGAACGCATGTGGCAGATCAGTAATTAAAGGCAGGTTTGCTCTAAATATTCAGAATGTTTTATAACACAATATAAACACTTTGTTATCCTCTATAGCCTAGCTTCTTCCATGTGCTTTGTGGATGATAAGAGGCGCTGAACCTCACGGTCTGGGTTAAagcggttaaggctttgggttactgatcagaaggtcaggggttcaagccccagcactgccaagctgccactgttgggtccttaaccctctctgctccatgggcgctgtatcatggctgactttgcactctgaccccagcgtcctgaaaagaatttcactgcgcatatgtatatgtgatcaataaagaattattatgattattatatagcattttttaaccttatcagatctacaaagcactttacacacacacacaccaatggtagctgAGCtacaatttggggttcagtgccttgtccaaggacacttcggcatgtggagtcatgtgggcggggaatcgaaccgccaaccctgcgaCTAGTGGACAGTAGCCAAATAGCCACAGCTCTTTGAAAAGCATGTTTAAAGGATTTAGAGGCATTGTGCAAGGTTTTGAAGGGGCATCATGTCAAACTTGATCTTTAATCCCTTTGTGGCTGTTTTCAGATTTCAGAGATGCCCAAACCAGCATTCCTATCGAAGTCTCTAGAAGAGCTCAACATTGGAACATTCCAGAACATTGCCGTGGTCCACGCTGACACACCCCTCTACACTGCGCTGGGAATCTTCGTCGACCAGAGGGTGTCTGCCCTGCCTGTAGTCGATGAGAATGGTGAGATGCTGAAATGATTGTGTGAGAGCAGAGAGTTGGGGTAGAAATGTTTAACTTTAGATTGTGAAGTTTGATGGCAGTTAATAAATTGTCTTTTCCCTTCTGCCCCTCCTTCCCCTTTTCTTCACACAGGAAGGGTGGTTGACATATACTCCAAGTTTGACGTCATAGTAAGTTTCTAAATATTTCTTTGTGCTCACGTGCAAGTTTTTTGCCAAGATTGAGTGTCAATGTTATTAATGATTGTGTGATTCCGTTTTTTACCAGTGAAAGGCTGACTTAAATGAAAATTTACATGGCATTAGACTGTggcctttttatatatatatatatatatatatatatatatatatatatatatatatatatatatatatatatatatatatagctgttTCTTATTCTGGTGTTTTCATATGATTTAATGTTTTGAACATTTGACACACACACGGGATAATACAAGATCACTTGTACTTGTGCAGCAAAGTGTTAGCTATTCACTTTTGAGCTAGCATACAGAGAGTCATTTGATTTGGGTAAATTTAATGAAAAGCATATGGAGAACAGCAAATGCTCTCACTGTGTAAAACCTGTATCACTGCAGCACTTGCTGTAAACGTTATACACTTTGACACTGTGACttcttcagtgctgtgaaaaagtatttgccccatcctgatttcttctgtatctcatactaaatagttttagatcttcaaacgaaata comes from Ictalurus punctatus breed USDA103 chromosome 11, Coco_2.0, whole genome shotgun sequence and encodes:
- the prkag1 gene encoding 5'-AMP-activated protein kinase subunit gamma-1 — its product is MECVPAIVDEFECKKEAYVDDPEHNVYTRFMKSHRCYDLVPTSSKLVVFDTSLQVKKAFFALVSNGVRAAPLWDSKKQCFVGMLTITDFINILHRYYKSPMVQIYELEEHKIETWREVYLQDSFKPLVSISPNASLYDAVSSLLKHKIHRLPVIDPLTGNTLYILTHKRILKFLKLFISEMPKPAFLSKSLEELNIGTFQNIAVVHADTPLYTALGIFVDQRVSALPVVDENGRVVDIYSKFDVINLAAEKTYNNLDITVTKALQHRSQYFEGVLTCQAHETLEAIISRLVEAEVHRLVIVDDHEVVKGIVSLSDILQALVLTNGDNECSWIH